The genomic DNA TACTCACCACCGCATCCTCGTCACTGGCGCCAGCAGCGGCATTGGCCGTGAAATCGCTTTGCAACTGATCGCCAGTGGCGCCGAGGTCTTTGCCCTGGGCCGCGACGCCCAGGCACTCGCCCAACTCGGCTGCCAAACGCTGTGCCTGGACATCGCCGACAGCGCCGCGCTCGATACAGCCCTGCAGGGCCTGCCGCCGCTCCACGGTCTGGTCAACTGCGCCGGCATCTCGCGGCTGGAGCCCGCTGTCGCCATCAGCGCCGAGGCGTTCGACCAAGTCATGAACGTCAACGCCCGCGCCGCCGCCCAGGTCGCCAGCCGGGTCGCCGCAAAGATGATCGAAGCCAGGATCGCCGGCAGCATCGTCAACGTTTCCAGCCAGGCCTCGCTGGTGGCGCTGGACGACCACCTCGGCTACTGCGCCTCGAAGGCGGCGCTGGACGCGATCACCCGCGTGCAATGCGCCGAATGGGGCCGCTTCGGCATTCGCGTCAACAGCGTCAACCCCACGGTAACACTGACGCCGATGGCGACCATGGCCTGGTCCGACCCGACCAAACGCGACCCGGCGCTGGCGGCGATACCACTGGGGCGCTTTGCCGAAACGGAGGAAGTGGCCTTGCCGGTGCTGTTCCTGCTCAGCGACGCCGCCAGCATGATCAGCGGCGTCAGCCTGCCCATCGACGGCGGCTATACCAGCCGCTAACCGTTTTCCAGACGGCCTGGGATCACCACTTTGTCCCGCGGTTTGTACGGGTCTTCCAGGCGATCGAGCAGCAGGCGGACCGCGCTGGTGCCGGCCAGGGAGGCGTCGTGGGCCACGCAGGCGATCGGCACGCCGAAGATATCGGCAAAGGGCAGGCGGTCGATGCCGCAGATGGTCAGGCTGTCGTGGGGAATGTCGTGCATGCGCAGCGCACGCAGGGCGCCGAGGGTGATCAACTGGTTGAAACCCATGATCGCGTCGGGTGCCGAGTGCTCGGCCAGGTAGTCGAGGGTGTGCAGGTAAGACGGCATCAGCGTGTAGTCGCCGGCCTGCACTTCGATGTGCACCTGCGGGTGTTCGGCCAGTACTTCGCGCAAGCCTTTGAGGCGTTCCACGGTAATGCGCGAATGCGCGGGGCCGGTCAGCACCAGCAAGCGCTTGAGATTCGGGGTTTGGCGCAGCAGGTAGTGCGCGGCCTGGATGCCGCTGTGGTAGTTATCGAGCACCACGCGGCTGAACGGGCTGTCGTGGATCGTGCGATCGAGCAGCACCACCGGGGTCTTGCCGTTGCCCAGGCGTTCAAGATAATCGGGCTGGTAGTTCGGCTCATCGGAGACCGGCGACAGGATAATCCCCGCCACGCGGTAGCCCAGCAGGGTATCCACGGCCTTGTTTTCCAGCTCTTCCAGTTCGTCGGTGTCCACCAGCATGATGGTGTAACCGTGTTGTTTGGCCTCGCGGGAAATCGCCTTGATCATCTCGCTGTAGAACGGGTTGTCCACGGACGCGGTGATAACGCCGATGATCAGGCTTTCACTGCGCTTGAGCCCGCGCGCAAAGG from Pseudomonas tolaasii NCPPB 2192 includes the following:
- a CDS encoding SDR family oxidoreductase, which encodes MNAAFDFTHHRILVTGASSGIGREIALQLIASGAEVFALGRDAQALAQLGCQTLCLDIADSAALDTALQGLPPLHGLVNCAGISRLEPAVAISAEAFDQVMNVNARAAAQVASRVAAKMIEARIAGSIVNVSSQASLVALDDHLGYCASKAALDAITRVQCAEWGRFGIRVNSVNPTVTLTPMATMAWSDPTKRDPALAAIPLGRFAETEEVALPVLFLLSDAASMISGVSLPIDGGYTSR
- a CDS encoding LacI family DNA-binding transcriptional regulator yields the protein MTKKKSVTISDIAKRVGMTTITVSRALSKPDLVKPATLARILEVARELDYVPNAFARGLKRSESLIIGVITASVDNPFYSEMIKAISREAKQHGYTIMLVDTDELEELENKAVDTLLGYRVAGIILSPVSDEPNYQPDYLERLGNGKTPVVLLDRTIHDSPFSRVVLDNYHSGIQAAHYLLRQTPNLKRLLVLTGPAHSRITVERLKGLREVLAEHPQVHIEVQAGDYTLMPSYLHTLDYLAEHSAPDAIMGFNQLITLGALRALRMHDIPHDSLTICGIDRLPFADIFGVPIACVAHDASLAGTSAVRLLLDRLEDPYKPRDKVVIPGRLENG